The following proteins are co-located in the Arctopsyche grandis isolate Sample6627 chromosome 3, ASM5162203v2, whole genome shotgun sequence genome:
- the LOC143909292 gene encoding cytochrome c oxidase subunit 4 isoform 1, mitochondrial-like, with the protein MAGRILTKSILDSIRVPIGFQTAAFHGRSRIGSREIVGHGMNGQANYQDRIDYPMPSIRFREDTADVKALREKEKGDWRKLTVEEKKTLYRASFCQTFAEFNAPDSDWKHSLGWAIFFCSLSLWIYMGMKMFVLGPLPETFDDAHQKAQLKRMLDIKVDPVDGLSSKWDYENKRWK; encoded by the exons ATGGCTGGAAGAATTTTGACTAAGTCTATCTTGGATTCGATCCGAGTGCCGATTGGCTTTCAAACTGCCGCTTTCCACGGCCGGTCCCGCATCGGATCCCGGGAGATCGTCGGTCATGGAATGAACGGACAGGCCAATTATCAAGACCGTATCGACTATCCGATGCCATCCATAAGGTTCAGGGAGGACACCGCTGATGTCAAG GCTCTGCGCGAGAAGGAAAAGGGTGACTGGAGAAAGTTGACCGTCGAAGAAAAGAAAACCTTGTACAGGGCCAGCTTTTGTCAAACGTTTGCCGAGTTCAACGCACCCGACAGCGATTGGAAACACTCTCTTGGCTGGGCCATTTTCTTCTGCTCCCTCTCACTGTGGATCTACATGGGAATGAAAATGTTTG tTTTAGGTCCATTGCCTGAAACATTCGACGATGCCCACCAGAAGGCGCAATTGAAGAGGATGCTCGACATCAAGGTCGATCCCGTTGATGGATTGTCCTCCAAATGGGACTATGAAAACAAACGTTGGAAGTAA
- the LOC143909293 gene encoding uncharacterized protein LOC143909293: MECRLCLSTSAPVAIFIETEGLAERIWTCCHLQVERDDGLPDKICFECESKLDSYTQFRDTCEQTDRILRQRFINDLNIKKEENHEYANCYEESISDIINQDKYSTKDNTQSAPFNTPWSKPTDEPNQVYNDNMYIKRETECLESNGLIFPIKKHKCITCGKALSSKKSLKRHALIHLRSKVRKCKICLKLYATRDDTPHDCERIKIEYEKDPDDYAETLNTDDVQIKRDVDEDSDDSKFVIAKTHPARKRSACGTCGKMVTTKHLKRHTSTHSKARKFKCGVCKDTITDKDQHKLLHLNDKNFKCDVCDKWFFYKHQLNAHQRSHVGMKKFSCDMCGRKCESASKVRKHIRAVHLKIKTHQCSACGKLLTDQQSYKDHMKIHSDYCPYICDYCSRGFKHRNSIIGHIRTHTGEKPYKCEICARAFISTGILKSHILQHTGENPFKCELCFKGFKQRCNLKSHMRHFHKKF; the protein is encoded by the exons ATGGAGTGTCGTCTCTGTTTGAGCACTTCAGCTCCAGTAGCAATATTCATAGAAACTGAAGGCTTAGCAGAGAGAATATGGACGTGCTGCCACCTACAG GTTGAAAGAGACGATGGTTTACCAGACAAAATTTGCTTCGAATGCGAATCCAAACTGGACTCATACACACAATTCCGGGACACTTGCGAGCAGACCGATAGAATCCTTCGGCAACGTTTCATCAACGACTTGAATATCAAAAAGGAAGAGAACCACGAATACGCCAATTGCTACGAAGAAAGCATAAGCGATATCATAAACCAAGATAAATACTCAACGAAAGACAATACCCAATCAGCACCATTCAACACACCATGGTCTAAACCCACCGACGAACCAAACCAAGTCTACAATGATAACATGTACATTAAACGAGAGACGGAATGTCTGGAGAGCAACGGCTTAATATTCCCAATCAAAAAACACAAATGTATAACCTGTGGCAAGGCTCTATCATCCAAGAAGTCTCTGAAAAGACACGCTTTGATACACTTGAGGAGTAAAGTTCGCAAGTGCAAAATTTGCTTGAAGCTGTATGCGACTAGGGACGATACCCCGCACGATTGCGAACGTATCAAAATCGAATACGAAAAAGATCCCGACGATTATGCTGAGACTCTTAACACCGATGATGTTCAGATCAAGAGGGACGTCGACGAGGATTCGGACGATTCaaaattcgtcattgccaaaacgCATCCGGCGAGGAAGAGAAGCGCTTGCGGCACCTGCGGCAAGATGGTCACGACTAAGCACTTGAAGAGGCACACCTCCACGCACTCCAAAGCCAGGAAGTTCAAATGCGGAGTGTGCAAGGACACGATCACCGATAAGGATCAGCACAAGTTGTTGCATTTGAATGATAAGAATTTCAAGTGCGACGTGTGCGACAAGTGGTTCTTTTACAAACACCAATTGAACGCACATCAACGCAGCCATGTAGGGATGAAGAAGTTCTCTTGTGATATGTGCGGAAGGAAGTGTGAAAGTGCCAGCAAAGTCAGAAAGCACATCAGAGCTgttcatttgaaaatcaaaacgcACCAGTGCAGTGCGTGTGGGAAACTGCTCACCGATCAACAATCATATAag GACCATATGAAGATTCACTCAGACTATTGTCCGTACATATGCGATTATTGCAGCAGGGGATTCAAACACAGAAACAGCATAATCGGTCACATAAGAACGCACACGGGCGAGAAACCGTACAAGTGCGAGATCTGTGCAAGAGCTTTCATCTCCACTGGCATCTTGAAAAGTCATATTCTGCAACACACCGGTGAAAATCCATTCAAGTGTGAACTGTGCTTCAAAGGATTCAAGCAACGGTGTAATCTTAAAAGTCACATGAGACATTttcataaaaagttttag